In Nicotiana tabacum cultivar K326 chromosome 2, ASM71507v2, whole genome shotgun sequence, the following proteins share a genomic window:
- the LOC142166802 gene encoding uncharacterized protein LOC142166802: MAGYKACILGIKMAVDMNVKELLVRGDSDLLIHEVQGEWSTKNVKILPYMHYVKELCKKFTKIEFKHVPRIQNEFADALATLSSMIQHPDKNYIDPIEVEIRDQHAYFFHEDEQPDGKPWYHDIRKFLATREYPENATNSQK, encoded by the coding sequence atggctggaTACAAAGCATGCATCCTTGGGATCAaaatggcagtcgacatgaacgtcAAAGAACTTTTGGTCAGAGGGGATTCCGATCTATTGATACACGAGGTCCAAGGGGAATGGTCCACCAAAAATGTGAAGATCCTTCCATACATGCACTACGTGAAAgagctatgcaagaagttcacGAAGATTGAGTTCAAGCACGTCCCCAGGATTCAGAACGAGTTCGCAGATGCCCTTGCAACTCTATCATCCATGAttcagcatccagacaagaactacaTCGACCCTATTGAGGTAGAGATAAGGGATCAACATGCCTATTTcttccatgaagatgaacaaCCAGATGGTAAGCCGTGGTATCATGACATCAGGAAATTCCTTGCAACCAGAGAATACCCGGAGAATGCTACTAATAGTCAAAAGTGA